A stretch of Ranitomeya variabilis isolate aRanVar5 chromosome 3, aRanVar5.hap1, whole genome shotgun sequence DNA encodes these proteins:
- the FAM110D gene encoding protein FAM110D, which yields MTPVVHLVPLSGSSGRVTASDRLEADKAKYVKSPQVIHRRQNPAINTNFTPVLSRKQKVLPCSLQLQSEDTFHNLVSSTEQQESPKESYSHFNKCNDVFQISTVSKPSSPEQRCKPETIPSHCSSLSPSMLKKQVNLNFDPQKEQISSLCGKYPLSQSSLTSNHGNNPQKALVSPTDKSHCLRRLSGKRMNRPDSLIIYRQKRDVASSSKENNNEEVGLVIRLLQGTPLLRRSSRLSQNPAQTSNQEEPLSPRLQRGKSKTIVCPLPSPPSSNVKEIQLAEQLTFTDLEAQHFFESCGLEGSLLNLLNSYQKGENTPMGSLESMDRVSCALGAAEEEKEDKAPVSVIERNARVIKWIYSCHQARNIEGQGNKQLTRESTV from the coding sequence ATGACACCAGTGGTGCATCTTGTACCACTCAGTGGATCCAGTGGGAGGGTTACTGCATCTGACCGTCTTGAGGCAGATAAAGCAAAGTATGTGAAATCTCCACAAGTAATACATCGCAGGCAAAATCCTGCCATCAACACCAACTTCACCCCTGTGCTGTCAAGGAAACAAAAAGTATTACCTTGTAGTTTACAATTGCAAAGTGAAGACACTTTTCACAATCTCGTTAGCTCAACTGAACAACAAGAATCCCCTAAGGAAAGTTACTCACATTTTAACAAGTGTAATGATGTATTTCAAATTTCTACTGTATCAAAGCCTTCCTCACCAGAACAAAGGTGTAAACCAGAAACTATCCCATCTCATTGCAGTAGCCTCTCTCCAAGTATGCTGAAAAAGCAAGTAAATCTTAATTTTGATCCTCAGAAAGAACAAATAAGTAGTCTATGTGGCAAATATCCTTTATCCCAGAGTTCTTTGACATCCAATCATGGAAATAACCCACAAAAAGCTCTTGTGTCTCCAACAGACAAATCTCACTGTTTAAGGAgattgagtggtaaaagaatgaaCCGACCAGACTCCCTTATTATTTATAGACAAAAGCGCGATGTAGCATCATCTAGCAAAGAAAACAATAATGAGGAGGTGGGACTGGTCATTCGGCTTCTCCAGGGGACCCCACTCTTAAGAAGAAGCTCTCGGTTATCACAAAATCCAGCCCAAACCAGCAATCAAGAGGAACCACTATCACCTCGGTTGCAAAGGGGAAAAAGTAAAACTATTGTTTGCCCGCTTCCTAGCCCCCCATCCTCTAATGTTAAGGAGATCCAATTAGCAGAGCAGCTGACTTTTACTGATTTGGAAGCTCAACATTTTTTTGAGAGCTGTGGGCTAGAAGGTAGTTTGTTGAATTTGCTTAACAGCTACCAAAAGGGAGAAAATACACCAATGGGCAGCCTGGAATCCATGGATAGAGTGAGTTGTGCCCTTGGTGCTGCAGAAGAAGAGAAAGAAGATAAAGCTCCTGTATCTGTTATTGAGCGAAATGCCCGTGTGATAAAGTGGATATACAGCTGTCATCAAGCACGTAACATTGAAGGGCAAGGAAATAAGCAGCTGACAAGGGAATCTACAGTTTGA